The Euphorbia lathyris chromosome 2, ddEupLath1.1, whole genome shotgun sequence genome includes a window with the following:
- the LOC136217400 gene encoding CBL-interacting serine/threonine-protein kinase 9 translates to MTTKIPASRTRVGKYELGRTLGEGSFAKVKFAKNVDTGEAFAIKIIDREEILRHKMVEQFKREISTMKLIKHPNVIKIYEVMASKRKIYIVLEFIDGGELFDKIAKFGRLNEDEARKYFQQLIHAVDYCHSRGVFHRDLKPENLLLDTYGYLKVSDFGLSAFAPQVRGDGLLHTACGTPNYVAPEVLKDKGYDGTTSDIWSCGVILYVLMAGYLPFDEPNLMGLYKKICNADFTFPPWFSSGAKKLIKRILDPNPLTRITFSEIFEDAWFKKGYKPPHFEQDDDVNNDDVDAAFNDSKENLISERKEKPVSMNAFELISKTQGFSLENLFGKQSGIVKRETSFASHSPANEIMSKIEEAAKPLGFNVDKRNYKMKLKGDKSGRKGQLSVSTEVFEVAPSLHMVELRKVGGDTLEFHKFYKTFSSGLKDIVWKSEGTIEGPKL, encoded by the exons ATGACAACTAAAATTCCTGCATCACGGACTCGTGTGGGGAAATACGAATTAGGGAGGACCTTAGGCGAGGGCAGCTTCGCCAAAGTCAAGTTTGCTAAAAATGTCGATACCGGTGAGGCCTTCGCCATTAAAATCATCGACCGTGAGGAAATTCTACGCCACAAGATGGTCGAACAG TTCAAAAGAGAAATATCCACAATGAAGCTGATCAAACATCCAAATGTCATCAAAATCTATGAG GTTATGGCAAGCAAAAGAAAGATCTACATTGTTCTTGAGTTTATCGATGGGGGCGAGCTCTTTGATAAAATT GCAAAGTTTGGAAGACTTAATGAGGATGAAGCCAGGAAATATTTTCAGCAGCTTATTCATGCTGTGGATTACTGTCATAGCAGAGGAGTGTTCCATAGAGATTTGAAG CCAGAGAACCTTCTTCTTGATACATATGGTTATCTTAAAGTTTCAGATTTTGGGTTGAGTGCTTTTGCACCACAAGTTCGG GGTGATGGCCTGCTTCATACTGCCTGTGGAACCCCAAATTACGTAGCCCCTGAG GTGCTGAAAGACAAAGGTTATGATGGTACAACGTCTGATATTTGGTCTTGTGGAGTCATTTTATATGTACTTATGGCTGGATATTTGCCCTTTGATGAGCCAAATCTTATGGGCTTATACAAAAAA ATCTGCAATGCGGATTTCACATTTCCACCATGGTTTTCATCAGGTGCAAAGAAACTGATAAAGCGGATTCTTGATCCAAACCCTCTTACA CGGATAACCTTCTCAGAAATTTTTGAAGATGCATGGTTCAAGAAAGGTTACAAGCCTCCACACTTTGAGCAGGATGATGATGTAAATAATGATGATGTTGATGCTGCTTTTAAtgactcaaag GAAAATCTCATATCAGAAAGGAAGGAGAAGCCTGTGTCTATGAATGCTTTTGAGCTTATTTCGAAGACCCAAGGCTTTAGCCTTGAAAATTTGTTTGGAAAGCAATCG GGCATTGTGAAGCGAGAAACCAGCTTTGCTTCCCATAGCCCTGCAAAtgaaattatgtctaaaatcgAGGAAGCTGCAAAGCCTTTAGGTTTTAATGTTGATAAGCGAAACTACAAG ATGAAGTTGAAAGGTGACAAAAGTGGGAGGAAGGGCCAGCTTTCTGTTTCTACAGAG GTATTCGAGGTGGCACCCTCATTGCACATGGTAGAACTTCGGAAAGTTGGCGGTGATACATTGGAGTTTCACAAG TTTTACAAAACGTTCTCCTCCGGGTTAAAAGATATAGTGTGGAAATCTGAAGGAACCATAGAAGGACCGAA GTTATGA